The Zygosaccharomyces rouxii strain CBS732 chromosome G complete sequence genome contains a region encoding:
- the LAA2 gene encoding Laa2p (similar to uniprot|P32788 Saccharomyces cerevisiae YBL010C Hypothetical ORF) yields the protein MDMSHSNPSNEPHADPVTQDTRDKEIKVNDVESRQVANSDEIADEHKGDTQQEQESDSDDFGSFSDASIEQEEEHIAEEVSQELDDDSNNVEKYLDQILPLDDSIPKEPLPNVELDTLIQDERPRIIYEQLVLLRTVLRPFIWDKSHIKSNLWHILRIPERTIPNKQELGREPLNDSLFIALLNMLDDNKSRSQTALRDQLGINYSPPLAPIFLQEEVEKQEEKEIPGLLAISPDEVENLQGYHDKLCQSIDLLLIKLQESRAEQIDLVKDKTTFENVVTNLTGHTQRLYRDEVAFYNKHKNKNKRKNRFSWVGH from the coding sequence ATGGATATGAGTCATTCAAACCCCTCTAATGAACCTCATGCAGATCCTGTTACCCAAGATACAAGAGACAAAGAAATCAAGGTGAATGACGTGGAATCAAGGCAGGTAGCCAATTCTGATGAAATAGCAGATGAACACAAGGGAGATACTCagcaagaacaagagaGCGATAGCGATGATTTTGGTAGTTTTTCAGATGCATCtattgaacaagaagaggaacatATAGCGGAAGAAGTGTCACAAGAACTCGATGACGACTCAAATAATGTGGAGAAATATCTCGATCAAATACTACCACTCGATGACAGTATACCGAAAGAACCACTACCCAATGTTGAATTGGATACATTGATACAAGATGAAAGACCAAGGATCATTTACGAACAGCTAGTACTGCTACGAACGGTTTTAAGACCCTTCATTTGGGATAAATCACATATCAAATCTAACCTTTGGCACATTTTAAGAATACCTGAAAGAACAATACCAAATAAACAGGAACTTGGACGCGAGCCGTTGAATGATAGTCTTTTCATTGCGTTGCTTAATATGCTTGATGACAATAAAAGTCGTTCGCAGACAGCACTAAGAGATCAATTAGGAATCAATTattcaccaccattagCACCGATTTTCTTGCAAGAGGAAGTTGAAAAgcaagaggaaaaagagaTTCCTGGACTTTTAGCCATATCGCCGGATGAAGTAGAAAATTTACAGGGGTATCACGATAAATTATGccaatcaattgatctcttaTTGATCAAATTACAAGAGTCACGAGCTGAACAAATCGATTTGGTTAAGGATAAGACgacttttgaaaatgtggTTACGAATCTAACTGGCCATACGCAAAGACTTTATAGAGATGAAGTGGCATTTTACAATAAAcataaaaataaaaataagagaaaaaataGATTCAGTTGGGTTGGACACTAA
- the PIB2 gene encoding Pib2p (weakly similar to uniprot|P53191 Saccharomyces cerevisiae YGL023C) encodes MSSIHSQASDTLPQETQAATPPAQQQQYNRGKTPAIREENEEEEDGDASNDAINRDDKPSPKANSTRSSSSSNAVSSSNGGKSMSTITFEKQKVVPPRARTHSAQSVLSTISLQPMFHQHAHQNQQQSQQPQQTNEDQRNLSCTNLARINQQIQSPAMSSIRKKGVTNSVTSGRISDEDLEIGLRLPFTDDKRLYLDANSVKQRQQQKQKQLQKKDNASVKTNGSTVVENEEVEEDDVVMQKRLTAQALRKLSNLRGSSTMGVGINQALINNDNNNNSNNGNNNSLSYGDGDGRTIDEGSQDLEAMTHLKFGNKKVFLDSFPQGSNNNNNYYSSNNNNNNNNNVAASLVTQQPSLQSIRKASLEVIQQPGQQLNTQQKVGVPPTSGTTPTNASSRRCVKQINNPKKPLYLPAVLRDVSETNLTNEDFVRPPSPPQSLVSNNQTITSRNLHQQAQHSSQNTSASSTASIHSSSSSVMESCRRQIALWFFPNGEYSSMENRWSQLLDPPAPPTKRHWLHDNKRGSCHYCHKLFTFWERKHHCRHCGDIFCQQHLGHWLYLNSDASFIIGGGGLGTLSKICDGCLEEYENVVKNPKWKSQKLGNFNQHGGLVEPTRAAAAAATPPKNVEGINVQNDDSKGDFIGSVAGSVPADWNWSSF; translated from the coding sequence ATGAGCAGTATTCATAGTCAGGCAAGCGATACTCTGCCTCAAGAAACTCAGGCAGCAACACCACCAGcccaacaacaacaatacaACAGGGGTAAGACCCCAGCCATACGAGAGGAGAacgaagaggaagaagacGGTGACGCAAGTAATGACGCGATCAACCGTGATGACAAGCCCTCACCAAAAGCCAATTCAACGAGGTCTTCATCCTCGTCAAATGCTGTTAGTTCAAgtaatggtggtaaatctaTGTCTACGAtaacttttgaaaaacagAAAGTTGTACCACCAAGAGCAAGAACACATTCAGCTCAGAGCGTGCTTTCTACCATTTCACTACAACCTATGTTCCATCAACATGCTCACCAGAATCAGCAACAAAGTCAACAACCTCAGCAGACTAATGAAGATCAGAGAAACTTGAGTTGTACTAACTTAGCTAGGATCAATCAACAGATTCAGTCACCTGCGATGTCTTCCATACGTAAGAAAGGCGTCACTAATAGTGTTACAAGTGGCAGGATTAGTGATGAAGACTTAGAAATTGGACTGCGACTCCCGTTTACGGATGATAAGAGGTTGTATTTGGATGCGAATAGCGTTAAACAGAGACAGCAGCAGAAACAGAaacaattacaaaagaAGGATAATGCGTCTGTGAAGACTAATGGGTCGACAGTTGTGGAAAACGAAGAAGTGGAGGAAGACGATGTTGTTATGCAGAAGAGACTCACCGCGCAGGCGTTGAGAAAATTATCCAATCTAAGGGGAAGTTCGACCATGGGGGTTGGGATTAATCAAGCCTTGATTAACAacgacaacaacaataattcTAATAACGGTAACAACAATAGCTTGTCCTATGGTGATGGAGATGGCAGGACCATTGATGAAGGCAGTCAGGATTTAGAAGCTATGACACATCTGAAATTCGGTAATAAAAAAGTGTTTTTGGATTCCTTCCCACAGGGAAgcaataacaacaataattaCTACAGCagtaacaataataataataataataataacgtTGCTGCAAGCTTGGTTACACAGCAACCGTCGCTTCAAAGCATCAGAAAGGCATCCTTAGAGGTAATCCAACAACCAGGTCAACAACTTAATACACAACAAAAAGTGGGAGTACCACCTACAAGTGGTACAACACCCACAAATGCTTCTTCTAGAAGGTGTGTAAAACAGATAAACAATCCCAAGAAACCACTTTATTTGCCAGCTGTACTAAGGGACGTTTCAGAGACAAATTTAACAAATGAGGATTTTGTAAGGccaccatcaccaccacaaTCTTTGGTTTCTAATAATCAGACGATAACCTCGCGCAATTTGCACCAACAGGCTCAACATTCCAGTCAAAATACTAGTGCTTCGTCCACGGCAAGTATCCATTCTTCAAGTTCATCCGTGATGGAATCCTGTCGTCGTCAAATTGCACTTTGGTTTTTTCCCAATGGTGAATACAGTTCAATGGAAAATCGCTGGAGTCAACTGTTAGATCCTCCTGCTCCGCCAACCAAACGTCATTGGCTGCATGATAACAAGAGAGGTTCTTGTCATTACTGCCATAAATTGTTTACATTTTGGGAACGGAAACACCATTGTAGACATTGCGGTGATATTTTTTGCCAACAACACTTAGGTCATTGGCTTTACTTAAATAGTGATGCAAGTTTTAtcattggtggtggtggtttAGGTACACTGTCAAAGATATGTGATGGATGTTTagaagaatatgaaaatGTGGTAAAGAATCCAAAGTGGAAGAGCCAAAAATTGGGTAATTTCAATCAACACGGTGGTTTGGTTGAGCCGACAagagcagcagcagcagcagcaacacCACCTAAAAATGTGGAAGGTATTAATgttcaaaatgatgattCAAAGGGAGATTTCATCGGTAGTGTTGCAGGGTCGGTACCTGCAGATTGGAATTGGAGtagtttttga
- the STT3 gene encoding dolichyl-diphosphooligosaccharide--protein glycosyltransferase subunit STT3 (highly similar to uniprot|P39007 Saccharomyces cerevisiae YGL022W STT3 Subunit of the oligosaccharyltransferase complex of the ER lumen which catalyzes asparagine-linked glycosylation of newly synthesized proteins forms a subcomplex with Ost3p and Ost4p and is directly involved in catalysis): protein MVTTGKSTIAESAKTPVLTGKSSLVRWVQTVLTFTIFLAIFGAAVSSRLFSVIRFESIIHEFDPWFNFRATKYLVTHSFLEFLNWFDDRTWYPLGRVTGGTLYPGLMTTSGAVWHLLKRIGLPVDIRNVCVMFAPAFSGITALATYHFTKEIKDSGAGLLAAAFMAIVPGYISRSVAGSYDNEAIAITLLMVTFMFWIKAQKTGSILHATLTALFYFYMVSAWGGYVFITNLIPLHIFILILMGRYNAKLYSAYTTWYAIGTLASMQIPFVGFLPIRSNDHMAALGVFGLLQLVAFGHFVKTKVSSDKFRVVMIVSLALILVVGVAALFALTYFGFIAPWTGRFYSLWDTNYAKIHIPIIASVSEHQPVAWPAFFFDTHFLIWLFPAGVFLLFLDLKDEHVFVIVYSVLCSYFAGVMIRLMLTLTPVICVAAAVALSKIFDVYLDFSHTMKNKKVNVSNLVSRLLVSSTFIFYLVLFVFHCTWVNKMAYSSPSVVLPSTTYDGRTVLIDDFREAYYWLRLNTEEDAKIASWWDYGYQIGGMADRTTLVDNNTWNNTHIALVGKAMASPEEKSYEILKQLDADYVLVIFGGLLGFSGDDVNKFLWMVRISEGIWPDEINERNYFSATGEYRVDSSASQTMKECLMYKMSYQGYPELFGGQGIDKVRGQTILPSDVLPLDYFEEVFTSENWLVRLYQLKKEDSEGRSLKDAGDYERSTTKSNKKKNFKKPDLDLRV, encoded by the coding sequence ATGGTGACGACAGGCAAAAGTACAATTGCCGAGAGTGCCAAGACTCCAGTGCTTACGGGGAAAAGTTCACTCGTTAGATGGGTTCAAACAGTACTCACATTTACTATCTTTTTGGCTATATTTGGTGCAGCTGTATCTTCAAGATTGTTCTCCGTTATtagatttgaatcaattaTTCACGAATTCGATCCATGGTTTAACTTTAGAGCTACCAAATATTTGGTTACACATTCctttttggaatttttgaattggTTCGACGATAGAACATGGTATCCACTAGGTAGAGTCACTGGTGGTACCCTTTATCCAGGATTGATGACAACAAGTGGTGCTGTATGGCATTTATTGAAGCGTATTGGTTTACCAGTTGATATTAGAAACGTTTGCGTTATGTTTGCACCTGCTTTCTCGGGGATTACTGCATTGGCTACTTATCATTTTACTAAAGAGATCAAGGATAGTGGTGCAGGTCTGTTGGCGGCCGCCTTTATGGCGATTGTGCCAGGTTACATTTCTAGATCAGTTGCAGGTTCTTACGATAACGAAGCTATTGCAATTACCCTTTTAATGGTTACTTTCATGTTCTGGATTAAAGCTCAAAAGACAGGTTCTATTTTGCACGCAACTTTAACCGCATTATTCTATTTCTACATGGTTTCAGCATGGGGTGGTTACGTGTTTATTACCAATTTGATCCCTCTACACATTTTTATTCTCATCTTGATGGGTCGTTACAATGCCAAACTATATTCAGCCTACACCACTTGGTATGCAATTGGTACTTTGGCATCTATGCAAATTCCATTTGTTGGGTTTTTACCAATTAGATCTAATGACCACATGGCCGCACTTGGTGTTTTCGGTCTTTTGCAACTAGTGGCATTTGGTCATTTCGTCAAGACTAAAGTTTCATCCGATAAATTCAGAGTTGTTATGATAGTTTCCCTTGCATTGATCCTTGTTGTCGGTGTTGCAGCTCTATTCGCTTTGACTTATTTCGGTTTCATTGCTCCATGGACTGGTAGATTTTACTCTCTTTGGGATACTAACTATGCCAAGATCCACATCCCTATCATTGCATCTGTCTCCGAACATCAACCTGTTGCATGGCctgctttcttcttcgataCTCATTTCCTCATCTGGTTATTCCCAGCGGGTGTTTTCCTATTATTCTTAGACTTGAAGGATGAACACGTTTTTGTCATTGTCTACTCAGTTCTATGTTCGTACTTTGCTGGTGTTATGATCAGATTAATGTTGACTTTGACACCGGTGATATGTGTTGCAGCTGCGGTGGCACTATCTAAGATATTTGACGtgtatttggatttctCTCACACTatgaaaaacaaaaagGTTAACGTCAGTAATCTAGTGTCACGTCTATTGgtttcatcaacttttaTCTTTTATTTGGTGCTATTTGTTTTCCACTGTACTTGGGTTAATAAGATGGCTtattcttcaccatcagtTGTTTTGCCATCGACTACCTACGACGGTCGTACCGTTTtaattgatgatttccGTGAAGCCTACTACTGGTTAAGATTAAACACcgaagaagatgcaaaGATTGCTTCATGGTGGGATTATGGTTACCAAATTGGTGGTATGGCCGATAGAACTACACTAGTTGACAATAACACCTGGAACAATACACATATTGCACTTGTTGGTAAGGCAATGGCATCCCCAGAGGAAAAATCctatgaaattttaaaacaaTTAGACGCTGATTACGTGCTAGTCATCTTTGGTGGTCTATTAGGTTTCAGTGGTGATGATGTCAATAAATTCTTATGGATGGTAAGGATTAGTGAAGGTATATGGCCAGACGAAATTAATGAACGAAATTATTTCAGTGCCACAGGTGAATACCGTGTGGATTCTTCAGCATCACAAACTATGAAAGAATGTCTGATGTACAAAATGTCTTATCAAGGATACCCCGAATTGTTTGGTGGTCAAGGTATTGATAAAGTGCGTGGTCAAACTATTCTACCAAGTGATGTCCTTCCATTAGATTATTTCGAAGAAGTTTTCACATCTGAAAATTGGTTAGTTAGGTtataccaattgaagaaagaagattcTGAAGGTAGATCCCTCAAGGATGCAGGTGATTACGAAAGAAGTACTACTAAATcaaacaaaaagaagaatttcaagaaaccCGACTTAGATTTAAGAGTCTAA
- the SCT1 gene encoding bifunctional glycerol-3-phosphate/glycerone-phosphate O-acyltransferase SCT1 (similar to uniprot|P32784 Saccharomyces cerevisiae YBL011W SCT1 High copy suppressor of choline-transport mutants), translated as MMPVDEKTTGGSSTTGFSTTSGDTELIARDLEPATSPSSKSSTNEEKEDKDKGNEAHPHKQPFYRILIYNIILGMLLNIFDCFFREIRTRGGYKVPRQGPVIFVAAPHANQFVDPVILMGQVKKVVNRRISFLVAEKSLKRRAIGFFSRCVMSIGVVRAQDNLKPAKGKITIDPENPRKLIGHGTSFLTDFKPKGLIGLPKSLGNVEIDSIESETELTLRKEFKMNKPEVKSILTKGTSFKYADKVNQSLVYHKVFEHLASNQCIGIFPEGGSHDRTDLLPLKAGVAIMALGCMDKHPESNVKIVPCGMNYFHPHKFRSRAVVEFGNPISIPHELVEKYRSPETNREAVKEMLDTISEGLKAVTVTCSDYETLIVVQAMRRLYAGHLSSRLPLSMVVEMNRRLVKGYQTYREDPRIISLKKEIMTYNAHLSHYNIPDHLVMRDRMSFAKNLWLLCFRSLRLLVMLAFALPGIIMFLPIFIVAKRISKQKAREALAASTVKIKANDVIATWKILIGMGLAPLLYTLWSIMISYLLRHRFPGNKILTFVISYFACSAVTYSALLVGDIGMDIFKSLRPLYLSITTPQGLRDLQKERHALAEKITELINTIGPELFPDFDADTLRHKYELDDEEEDRRTAELKRRRLLKKQKIKHEVKRAERAKTAEREENENDGHSTDSDAVSLVNSENSLSNIPIFSNPANLISEGSTSSADMSSGSEFAVEEKIGAKDGVSSKIVQAIWEKRSVEDHEGNNHDDADDSE; from the coding sequence ATGATGCcagttgatgaaaaaactACCGGTGGCTCATCTACTACTGGGTTTAGCACTACCAGTGGTGATACTGAATTAATTGCAAGAGATTTGGAGCCAGCTACTTCTCCAAGCAGCAAAAGTAGTACTAATGAGGAGAAAGAAGACAAAGATAAGGGGAATGAAGCCCACCCTCATAAACAACCGTTCTACAGAATTTTAATCTACAATATTATTCTGGGAATGTTATTGAATATCTTTGACTGTTTCTTCAGAGAGATTAGAACCCGTGGTGGCTATAAAGTTCCCAGACAAGGTCCGGTTATCTTTGTTGCAGCACCTCACGCCAATCAATTCGTTGATCCTGTTATCTTGATGGGTCAAGTTAAAAAAGTTGTCAATAGAagaatttcatttttagttgctgaaaaatctttgaaaagaagggCAATTGGTTTCTTCTCACGTTGTGTTATGTCCATTGGTGTCGTTAGAGCTCAAGATAATTTGAAACCCGCCAAGGGTAAGATTACCATTGACCCtgaaaatccaagaaaGTTAATTGGTCATGGTACCTCTTTCTTAACTGACTTTAAGCCAAAAGGATTAATTGGATTGCCTAAATCATTAGGTAATGTGGAAATCgattcaattgaaagtGAAACTGAATTAACCCTTCGTAAGGAATTTAAAATGAATAAACCTGAAGTCAAAAGTATTTTGACCAAGGGTACTTCTTTTAAATATGCCGACAAAGTGAATCAATCACTTGTGTATCATAAAGTTTTTGAACATTTGGCTAGTAACCAATGCATTGGTATTTTCCCTGAAGGTGGTTCTCACGACAGAACAGATCTTTTACCATTAAAAGCCGGTGTTGCTATTATGGCACTTGGTTGTATGGACAAACACCCTGAATCGAATGTGAAGATTGTTCCCTGTGGTATGAATTATTTCCATCCTCACAAATTCAGATCAAGGGCCGTTGTTGAATTCGGGAATCCTATTTCAATCCCACATGAACTGGTTGAAAAATACAGAAGCCCTGAAACTAACCGCGAAGCCGTTAAAGAAATGTTAGACACAATTTCTGAAGGGTTGAAAGCTGTTACCGTTACCTGTTCTGATTATGAAACTTTGATAGTCGTGCAAGCAATGAGAAGATTGTATGCCGGTCACTTATCTTCCCGTTTACCATTGTCGATGGTCGTGGAAATGAATAGAAGACTCGTCAAAGGATATCAAACCTATAGAGAGGATCCTCGTATTATCagtttgaagaaagaaatcaTGACTTACAATGCTCATCTCAGTCACTACAACATTCCAGACCACTTGGTGATGCGTGATAGAATGAGTTTTGCTAAGAATCTATGGTTGCTATGCTTCAGATCTCTACGTCTACTGGTTATGTTGGCTTTTGCATTGCCAGGTATTATTATGTTTTTGCCTATTTTCATTGTTGCCAAGAGAATCTCTAAGCAAAAGGCCAGGGAGGCTCTTGCTGCATCAACTGTTAAGATTAAGGCCAATGATGTCATTGCtacttggaaaattttaattGGTATGGGGTTGGCACCATTACTATACACGTTGTGGTCCATTATGATCTCTTATTTGTTAAGACACAGATTCCCCGGTAACAAAATACTCACCTTCGTAATTTCCTACTTCGCTTGTTCTGCTGTCACTTACTCCGCATTACTTGTTGGTGACATCGGTATGGATATCTTTAAGTCACTAAGGCCGCTATACTTGTCAATCACAACCCCGCAAGGTCTTAGAGACTTACAAAAGGAACGCCACGCCCTtgctgaaaagattacTGAATTGATTAATACTATAGGGCCCGAACTCTTCCCAGATTTTGATGCAGATACTCTACGTCATAAATACgaattggatgatgaagaagaagatagaAGGACAGCAGAGTTGAAGAGGAGAAGATTACTCAAGAAGCAGAAGATTAAGCATGAGGTGAAAAGAGCCGAAAGAGCTAAAACGGCTGAAAgggaagaaaatgaaaacgaTGGTCACAGCACCGATTCAGATGCAGTATCCCTTGTCAATAGTGAAAATTCACTATCCAACATCCctattttttcaaatcctgCAAATTTAATATCTGAAGGGTCCACTTCATCCGCAGATATGTCGTCAGGTTCCGAATTCgctgttgaagaaaaaattggtgcCAAGGACGGAGTTAGTAGCAAGATTGTACAAGCGATATGGGAGAAAAGAAGTGTGGAGGATCACGAAGGTAATAATCatgatgatgctgatgaCAGCGAATAA
- the GET1 gene encoding GET complex subunit GET1 (similar to uniprot|P53192 Saccharomyces cerevisiae YGL020C MDM39 Protein involved in determination of mitochondrial structure) codes for MDSGGWIVYCCIFFILLGKVLEYTSSYQDKWFTKLTLTPEARKLNSQYHELLSERLRLQEENHSISAQDNYARWTKNNRKLGELDKKLGTIRDKLQETNTSSKKVFGRVKLIGLTIPFWILKIWQRSHVVYHFPKQDLFPKLVTGVWARGWLYLALGPLQYLRNGSLNIQDYAPHGVSLGIWIWALQATINTLEFLVKQVILEKPVSPPPQKSKSATKAETKRPEKLEITDDKVELD; via the coding sequence ATGGATTCTGGAGGTTGGATCGTATACTGTtgtatcttcttcataCTTTTGGGAAAAGTTTTGGAGTATACATCCTCATACCAAGACAAATGGTTCACAAAGTTAACGTTGACACCTGAAGCTCGTAAATTGAATAGTCAATATCATGAACTTCTGTCAGAGCGTCTAAGGTTGCAAGAAGAGAACCACTCAATTTCTGCACAGGATAACTATGCTCGTTGGACAAAGAATAACCGCAAATTGGGcgaattggataaaaaaCTGGGCACTATTCGTGATAAATTGCAGGAGACCAACACTTCTTCCAAGAAAGTTTTTGGCAGAGTTAAATTAATTGGCCTGACTATACCGTTCTGGATCCTCAAGATATGGCAAAGAAGCCATGtggtttaccattttccCAAGCAGGATCTTTTCCCCAAATTAGTGACAGGAGTTTGGGCTCGTGGTTGGCTGTATCTAGCATTGGGACCATTACaatatttgagaaatgGATCTCTGAACATTCAAGATTACGCACCCCATGGTGTTTCTTTGGGAATCTGGATTTGGGCATTGCAAGCGACCATAAATACACTTGAATTTTTGGTCAAACAAGTGATCTTGGAAAAACCAGTGAGTCCACCACCACAGAAGTCCAAATCTGCAACCAAAGCAGAAACCAAGAGACCAGAGAAACTTGAAATCACCGATGACAAAGTTGAATTAGActaa
- the ALK1 gene encoding protein kinase ALK1 (some similarities with uniprot|P32789 Saccharomyces cerevisiae YBL009W haspin): MAMDLDSSFGEFADDRRFIALVVSDNEDDYDSSTDEAASDDESLEATPKANITPLGVRNSSNLNILNQDTSHSNNNNNNYGANNNKTPVPNSPRVSGSVRSPATTKSNKDEKKRWSFISNHSSTSSNNAKKRWSTLSSFTDSKDKDAKRDEKEKDKFVRRVPTQGSGSVSSHKRISIDQHFEHSPTSKRSSTGSSLKQLFGLIALNDENKENHYPQKKQESAKVPSTASTRGQPLKERRNTNVETPSSQRNSAFLGKTEMPRRQSRLHTHSPSISSLSSLTSSSKWKFWQRSGNSIRDRTISRPLSTHSLVGPPTDPTTKTKSSFSELHKAIYANNNSTFEDNSSSISNSLSKRLSSSNLSLGNLKHRSSQSSLKHKSSQSSLQRFKTRRKSNNMAEEGSISSSGSHSHHPKISLPVVDQMSRDKIKTKLRNSSSLLSLHSSLPIMMKDYDEVVLQQILEYCDVSKELPYDDDYIPVLKNATELSTHVWRAQSEGTNVIYKKLPLETLEDVTYSKSMCLHELKMLRLSKGTTGLPYLLRSFVIRERPIFDEETASTTEGKLYLLIILRDNGTPLSQIKLNTWPQALKIFWQVVTTLYVAETKFEFEHRSLSLDHILVDDHLNVTLCDLKGARAYWASRKETLFTRLDHPLFFQGGGDYQFDVYNLMRAILSETSWDNYEPRTNLLWLHFLLYKLFHAYGDKLVLQGRERLAALAQLLDPSSNARRSIFKRNEREVRSCGDLLRFK, from the coding sequence ATGGCAATGGACCTGGATTCATCATTTGGTGAGTTCGCGGATGACAGAAGATTCATTGCACTTGTGGTTTctgataatgaagatgattacGATTCTTCGACAGATGAAGCTGCCtcagatgatgaatccCTAGAGGCAACACCAAAGGCTAATATTACACCATTAGGAGTTCGCAATAGTAGTAATCTCAACATCCTCAACCAAGATACTAGCCATAgcaataacaataacaataactATGGTGCTAATAACAACAAGACCCCAGTGCCGAATTCTCCAAGGGTTAGCGGATCCGTTAGATCACCAGCTACAACGAAATCGAATAAGgatgagaaaaaaagatggtCTTTCATCTCTAATcattcatcaacatcatctAACAACGCGAAGAAAAGATGGTCAACACTGTCATCATTCACAGattcaaaggataaagaTGCGAAAAGGGAcgaaaaggaaaaggataaGTTTGTTAGAAGAGTCCCCACTCAAGGATCAGGATCTGTTTCGTCACACAAGAGAATTTCAATAGATCAACATTTCGAACATAGTCCGACTTCCAAAAGGTCATCAACAGGTTCTTCGTTGAAACAACTATTCGGGCTGATCGCATTAAATGATGAAAACAAGGAAAATCACTACCCTCAAAAGAAGCAAGAAAGCGCTAAAGTTCCTTCCACGGCATCTACCAGAGGACAACCGCTCAAGGAAAGACGTAATACTAATGTGGAGACTCCATCAAGTCAAAGGAACTCTGCTTTCTTAGGAAAGACCGAAATGCCAAGAAGACAATCCAGATTACACACTCATTCGCCGTCAATTAGCTCGTTATCATCGCTCACATCGAGTTCTAAATGGAAATTTTGGCAGAGAAGTGGTAATAGCATTCGTGATAGAACGATATCCAGACCTCTTTCTACACATTCTTTAGTGGGACCTCCCACCGATCCAACTACTAAAACCAAAAGTTCATTCTCAGAATTGCACAAGGCAATCTATGccaataacaatagtaCTTTTGAAGACAACAGTTCATCGATTTCTAACAGCTTGTCCAAAAGGTTGTCTTCATCAAACCTTTCCCTAGGTAATTTAAAGCATCGTTCCTCACAGTCAAGTTTAAAGCATAAATCTTCACAATCCTCATTACAGAGGTTTAAGACAAGAAGGAAATCTAATAACATGGCGGAAGAGGGTTCCATCTCTTCTTCAGGTTCTCACTCTCATCATCCCAAGATCTCATTACCGGTAGTTGATCAAATGTCAAGAgataaaattaaaactaAGCTaagaaattcatcttcattgttATCATTGCATTCATCTTTGCCCATTATGATGAAAGATTACGATGAGGTCGTCTTACAGCAAATATTAGAATATTGTGACGTTAGCAAAGAGTTGCCATACGATGATGACTACATACCGGTTTTAAAAAATGCAACGGAACTATCAACTCATGTTTGGAGAGCACAGAGTGAAGGTACAAACgtgatttacaaaaaacTACCGCTGgaaactttggaagatgttACTTATTCGAAATCTATGTGTTTGCacgaattgaaaatgttaCGCCTTTCTAAAGGTACCACTGGTCTGCCCTATCTGCTAAGATCTTTTGTGATTAGAGAaagaccaatttttgatgaagagaCTGCTTCTACTACAGAAGGTAAGTTGTATTTGCTTATCATTCTCCGTGATAATGGTACACCGTTGTCACAAATCAAGTTGAATACTTGGCCGCAAGCTTTAAAAATATTCTGGCAAGTAGTCACCACACTTTACGTGGCAGAGACTAAGTTTGAATTCGAGCACAGAAGCTTGAGTTTGGACCACATATTAGTGGACGACCATCTTAACGTTACGCTTTGCGACTTGAAAGGTGCAAGAGCTTATTGGGCATCGCGTAAAGAAACTTTATTCACTAGATTAGATCATCCATTATTTTTCCAAGGCGGTGGCGATTACCAATTCGACGTTTACAATTTAATGAGAGCGATTTTATCTGAAACATCATGGGATAATTACGAGCCAAGAACCAATTTATTGTGGCTACATTTCCTATTGTACAAATTATTTCATGCTTACGGTGATAAACTTGTATTGCAAGGAAGGGAAAGATTGGCCGCGCTGGCGCAACTGCTTGACCCTAGTTCCAACGCAAGACGTAGCATCTTCAAGAGAAACGAAAGAGAAGTCAGATCGTGTGGTGATCTCCTGAGGTTTAAATGA